From the Pseudomonadota bacterium genome, the window CGGACGCACCGGCCGCCGGCTAGGGCAAGCTCGTCACGGTCACGAAGGACAAGGTCCGCGTGCGCAAGACGCCGGTCGACGGCGAGATCATCGGCAAGATCGGCCAGGGGAACCAGGTCCGCCTGCTCAAGCAGAAGGAGGGCTGGTGCCAGATCGTGACGCCGACCGGGAACGAAGGCTGGATGATCTGCGATGCGCTCGGTCTCTAGCACGGTGCTGCTGGCGGCGGCCCTCGTCGCGGGATGCGGACAGGCGTCCTCGAGCGAGCGGCAG encodes:
- a CDS encoding SH3 domain-containing protein; amino-acid sequence: MRKTPVDGEIIGKIGQGNQVRLLKQKEGWCQIVTPTGNEGWMICDALGL